In a genomic window of Octopus sinensis linkage group LG16, ASM634580v1, whole genome shotgun sequence:
- the LOC115220567 gene encoding follistatin-like, which yields MHRLENILIVTAMFFSHILLAPTVQGGICWLHRIRDVCTITYEMNMTKDECCQLQLAYNPFTYWTPENLAFSDIVRYHALHGGISNCNSCRTNCENVNCGANKVCRMRGGQPRCICAPNCTLPSRFQNYRGKLCGSDGKEYRNHCSLLKYNCRHRKSVSIAYLGACRNSCQGVSCYSTRKRCIEDRTTLPHCVYCNQRCSPNQIRRYLCDENGNTHNSFCHLISTACQQGRSIRLAYHGRCRENANCSNIVCPSGKTCLTDPRNGRPVCYACNRHCEHVPSVRVCGTNNRTYENYCDLSASACKQGIYIKAVHAGSCKSSNDTQSLENHNNYSSASTTANP from the exons gtGGAATATGTTGGTTACATCGAATTCGTGATGTATGTACGATAACTTACGAAATGAATATGACGAAGGATGAATGCTGTCAGCTCCAGCTGGCCTACAACCCTTTCACCTACTGGACACCCGAGAACCTCGCCTTCAGCGATATTGTACGCTACCATGCGCTTCATGGTGGGATATCAAACTGCAATAGTTGCCGCA CAAACTGTGAAAACGTTAACTGCGGAGCAAACAAGGTCTGTCGCATGCGAGGAGGGCAACCGCGCTGTATTTGCGCCCCGAATTGTACACTGCCATCCCGCTTCCAGAACTATCGTGGTAAACTATGTGGTTCTGACGGCAAAGAATATCGGAACCATTGCAGTCTACTGAAATATAACTGTCGACATAGAAAGTCCGTCAGCATTGCTTACTTGGGAGCGTGTCGCA attCATGCCAAGGTGTCAGCTGCTACAGCACCAGAAAGCGGTGTATCGAGGATCGCACGACATTACCTCACTGTGTCTATTGTAACCAACGCTGCAGTCCAAACCAAATACGACGTTATCTCTGCGACGAAAACGGCAATACGCACAACAGCTTCTGTCATCTCATATCAACAGCTTGCCAACAAGGACGCAGTATCAGATTAGCATACCATGGACGGTGTCGAG AAAATGCCAATTGTAGTAACATTGTTTGTCCGTCTGGCAAGACGTGTCTAACCGATCCAAGAAATGGCCGCCCTGTGTGCTACGCTTGCAACCGCCATTGTGAGCATGTGCCAAGTGTTAGAGTGTGTGGCACAAACAACCGCACTTATGAGAACTACTGCGATCTCAGCGCCAGTGCTTGCAAACAGGGAATTTATATTAAAGCTGTACATGCAGGGAGCTGCAAAT CTTCGAACGATACACAGAGTTTGGAAAATCACAATAATTATTCATCAGCATCAACGACAGCAAATCCATAA